The Anopheles maculipalpis chromosome 3RL, idAnoMacuDA_375_x, whole genome shotgun sequence genomic sequence TTTCCCTAACCCATGATTGTTTCCTTGCTTTAGCGATAATactttcttttatgttttttatcatttaatcCACTACACAAAAAGTCACTTTATCACGCAATGGCACTGGTGATCAACCCATGTTTCGTTGATAAGCTAGTGCACATTTAAAGAATGAAgcggatttcttttttatttttcgcaaaTCTCCTTTCGTCTGCATCCTGACTACACCGGGCGATAATAAATGCGatcataataaaatattggtTACGAAATCGATTCGCATTGTTTATAGTCCTCTACGCTGATTTGAGGAAATTGCAACACCGCTCCAGATTCAGACGATAAGATAGCTTGTTTATTGGTCTAGGTCTCGATAAGGATAAGAATGCTTTCACAATGTTTTCAAATCCAGCTTCCTTCTTTACGTAACGTTTAGCAAGAGAATTATTGCATCAAATAAAAGATATAGGAGAGCTCAGAGAATTTCTTCGCAAAGATTTACGTGTAACGCTTGACATTTGATCAAGTGTTTAGTGTTGAAAGCATAATGAATGTGGTGGTAAAATGTTTAAGGTCTTTTGGGCTCATACACTTCAGGCGATATGTTTCGAACTTTTTAAAATAGATTAACCAAGgtagatttttcattttctttttcacaatTCTTACCATTTTCTATGCTAgatggtttttgaaatttcatgaTGCATTGACAGAAATTGGATAGGAATCATACGATCAACAATGATtcgcatcttcttcttggtttaacggcCTTCTAACGTGTGCCTTAGAAGATGTGGCAAAATTTTCTAGTGGCCGGTCCATCGGTCAACGAATAATTGACTacaaactgtcaaaatttgagagCTTTATCTCTTAATTTACAGTAGTCAGCTACTCAAAGCGAGCACTGGAACAAAGGAGTGTTTGGGGATTCTGGAGGAACTTAAGTGGCTAAGCTAGGTTTGCCCCAATACCGTCCGAATACAATTTTCTAGATCACtttgaagaggaaaatcaatctaaataattgcatggtcTAATAATTGCCAATTCAGGGATGAATACATGAAATAGGTAAccttttataacatttttataCTTACGGCGTAAAGGCCGCACACAAAGGTTGAACTTGTAGTAATCTCAAAATCGATAATTAATAGACCTTGATTTCGAGGCTACCGCAGTCTTTATTTATCGTGGATGTCACAATAATGTCAGACGGGAAATGTcaagaaaatgtcaaaaaataaaagatcaaTCTGTTTCGACGATTCAAAGAGGAAACTCGTGTTTGACTTATGAAAATTACAAACTTTTGTTCCTAAATTCAAGttttattaaagaaaacaatgcaatgcgttgctgtcgcctctaccacccaACTTCAAAGAATTCCATGCAACACTGATTGTAAGCAGCTTTTGATAGTTTGCCACACGACCTACTGCTTGCAAAATTGGAGAAACTTGTGTTTGGTGGACCAATCTTGTCCTGGATCAGGTCCTTTCTTTCGAATCGATCTTATTCAGTCAGATTGGAACTTTGGGATcgttttcatcttcatttGTGTGCTTGTCTGGCGTACCTCGGGAAAGTGCACCCTGTCCTATCCTTTTTACCCTATTCATCAATGACTGCATCAATGTCCTTCCAACTGATGGacaccttctttttgctgatgatatcaAAATCTTTTTCCCCGTGTCTTCGTCTTCCGACTGTCGATCTCTCCAACGCTCTCTTAGTgacttttctgtttggtgtttgaacaATGGGTTGGTGCTCTGCCCCCCTAAATGTTGTGTCGTCTCTTTCGGGAGGACTTCTGCTGGTCGGCCGTTATGGAACTACTCCTTATGCGGCACCCAAATAAGTAAAGTAACCAACGTGAAAGATCTTGGGGTTTGGTTCGATGAGGGACTCTCGTTCGATGAACACATTAACCATGAAGTAATAGCTAAGCTAATAAAGCTAATAGAGCACTAGGCCTAATTTTCCGCATGGCTTCTGAGATCAGAGGGCACTGTATTGTTGCTGAGTTCGTTCCGTTCTGGATTATGCAAGCGTAGTGTGGACCCCAGCCGGAGAAACCGCTATGCAGAGAATAGAGAGGGTTCAGAGGAAGTTTACGCGCCTCGCTGTCCGTAATATTCTACACGGTTACTCCGTTCCTGTGCCCTCATATTCTCTCCGCTGCCGTATCTTGGGTCTAATAGATATTAGATCCCGCCATTCGCACGCGCAGTCCTACTTCATCGTATGTATCCTTTCCTCTGAACTCGACGCTCCTTCACTTCTATCTTCTATACCCCTGTATGTCCCTTCTCGTCGACTTCGTGATAGACCACCCATATTCATCCCTTCCCgccgttcggtttttggccaGAATGATCCTTGGTTAAGAGGTTGCATTTCTTTGAACAGAGATCACGAGCTGCTCGACTTCAACATTCCTATATCCTGCTTCCGAACTCGCCTTGTAGAGTCCACGACCTTTACTTCATAAAAATCCTTTATTTCTAATGACTCCTCATCataattcccccccccccccccctatcaTAGTTTAAAGATATACATTGTGTAGCCCGGAGAGGCAgacaatttgaattaaaataaataaataaataaataaataaataaataaagctgcTAACGCGGGGCTCCTTTTACTAGACCCCTTGTACCAAGTAGGACCATAGGCAATCGCCTACTCCACCATCCGTTAGATCCTCTACTGGCTATTCTCAATATTTGAAGATAATTTAGCACACGGCACACGATACACACGTTCTCCCTATTATCCGGTCAAAGAATTGCCAAAATTAGACATTCATCGGCCACCCgcgaatatatttttaaacactaATTTGCAATTCATCCGCCAAACCATGGctccaaaccaaaaagaaTCGAACGAAAGATGACTAACGAAAAACAGGAACACAATCGCGCATCATGAATTCTATGCCAGGCACACCCCACATGAACTTCCTCATAGACAGACTCCATTCCCTATCGTACGATGAATATTTATcgcatccaacaaaaaaaaaaaacgtacggAATTGATGAAGCCAATAATGGGATAAACGATTCGGTGTGGTGGTGAAAGATGCGTTGTAGTAGTTTGCGAATTAATGGATattaacaacaacagcagcgctACAACATCACCTGCCAACGGTAAACGGCACGGGGATTGACTGAATGTGTAGAGAAGCATCTGCCATATCTGTAAAAGAACTGGATTTTTGATCCGATTGGCCTAGTGGACGGGTTCGAGTAAATTCCGTTCATTGGCAGCAATTGCGGCACGCGTTCGGTAGCCTACATTCTTACGGCATTAGAACACCGATCGTACGGGAATGCGAGCAAATTGGGTCGAAACGATTACTGCATTTCGGGATTTATCACTGATctgttctttttctctttttctgcaGGTCAAATCGATGTTCGGTAACCGGCCGGAGCTGATTCTACCGCTCGTCTACGACATTGCGAACATGATCCGTACCGTGGCCAAAAAGGAGAGTCTACTgcacgatcagcagcagcactggGAGCGACTGGAAGAAGCCGATAAAGCACTGGTCGAGGATGAGGGCGTTCTGTCCAATCATTTGCTTCGGCGGAGCTTTAGCATACGCTCGGAACCACATGGGTTTCGCATGAAGGATGTACCGCCGGTTACTGCCGATCTGAACGATGGTCGACTGATGGTGGACGAACAGGAGCCAGCCAACGTGCGCACCATTTCAACAGACGCCAGCAACGAAGAAGCGGGACGATCTGCCCGGGACGAGCCGCaacctttcttcgagaagctcGTACAAGCATTGCCTCGCTTTAACGTGCAGCAGACGACACGCGGCAAACACTCGGACGATCGAATGACGTACCACGAGCGAAAGCTTAACATGACCGCTTTCAACGCTACCGGCACCCAGCGCGATCAGCTCGCGATGGCTTCCGACGGGCCAATACCGGTCACCTTGCCTAAAGTCTCTCCCAAACAGTCAGCCGGGTCGTCCTCCGGACCGGTAAATGCGATCGGTCCACTATCACGCGAGCCAACCACTACCCACGGCCCGGAAGTCATCAGCGCCGTCACCGAGCACAAGCTAACCCTGGAGGAGATCGAAGATCTTGCCTTCGCCGGACTCAATGGAACGGAAGTGGATGCGTACGGTGCGTCCGGTACGGCCACGCACGGTAACAGCACGTCCAGTGGTGGTCCGGTGGCAGAGAAACTCATCGGTGGCCGTCAGCGACCACAGGGACTGCACACGCTACAGCCGAGCGAAAAGTGTGAATACTTCTCGGGCGGTGTTTGTATCCGGGTCGCCAACTATCCCACGTAAGTGTGCAGAGAGGCAGCGAGAGACGGCTGCTAGTGGTGCCGTACCGCCAACCGTACGTTTCCTTCCCCTTCCAGGAGGGTGTAGAAACTCGATCACACGATCGTCGACATCTTTACCCGGTCCTCCCGGGGTTGCGAGGGTGAAGAAGTTGTAAAACAATCTAATAATGGGAGAAAGTCTTAATAGGCGAGGCAGTAGAGGCATCTTGTTGTGAGATTCTTTGAACAGCTTTGTTGCGTTCCACGATCGGTGTTCGGGCAGGTGTTTAATGCCCGACACCCCCGATGTTCTGAGATGGAACGTGACGAGCATATTCGCATATTAACGGTTTGATCGACCGGAAACGTGAAGCTGTGCGCGTGTACGATTACGGTGACCATGCGTAACCGAACCGTAATGCGCTGATTGATCAGATGCCGCTCGATCAACGCCACGTTCCAACGGCAAAAAGGATACGATCGGAGTGTTTGCACCATGTTTATCGGTGGGGGTTCGATCGTGgtgaatttttattgcacaaaaaGTTACAACCACTGTACAGACTTTAGCAGCTCGTAATAGTACATTTGGTAGTACATAATCTCTGAAGGCCTTAGTGTTTTTTGCTTGATGACAGGTCATCTTGAACTCCCAAACAGGAATGTGAAGCGTGCTTAATTTTAAGCCTTCAACTTTCTCCATCTTCCCAACGCAACTTCTCCTTCTCCGTAACTATTTTCTAGCAAAGGTTGGAGATCCGGCCTAACTAAAAATCCGTCTCAGCTTCCGTTCCGGGGCAGATGGAAAACACGTAAATTAGCTCGTTCAATCAATCTCAAGCGCAACCGCTTTATATCGCGGTGAATCAAGAAGATCGATTAGGCTGATAGATGAGTAACATAAGGGCAACAGCAGATTGCACTGCACTTTATTGCATAAGGCGTGCGTTGTGATGCACGTCCAGAGGGAGTCGAGGGAGTTCCTCATTATATTTTTCCAGTTTTGAATTTACGAGCGTCATTCAcgtttgtgcgtgttttttccCTCCTCTCGCCGACGCATTTCAACAAATGCTTGCAACGAATGTTGATGAATCATTTATCAACGCATGGAGGTGGAAGTTTTTATCGCAAAGGGATCACTTTTTGGTTATCACAATCGTGGCTTGGCTTAATATTACGATAAAAAATCAACTACAAGTAACGCGTACTCTGCAATGCTGACGCTCGACTAACGACGGTAACGGAATGTGAGCTAACGTTTCCTTACGCTCCACCAAACGTGACATCGCTAAACGGAACAAGCTTCAACCAATCgggggaagaaagaaaacaaaaagccctACTTCCGTCCACTTTCACGGCGACCGCACAAAGGCGCAACAACATCAGGGCCGATCAACGCATAATAATGCGTGCGTATCAATCGCAATCAGCCGTGCCGTGGCAATCACGTGAACGATGCGGAATCGCGTGAACCGTCTGTATGAGTATcagcaaatggaaaatggattcTTCGGACTGTTGTGTAAATTAAAAGCATTAGAAAATGGCATCCCCTTGCGGACGGGTGCGAGCACATTTTAACAACATAATTCCAACCCTGGGTGTTGATTTGCTGCATTATTGTTTAACAACTCTACGGGCCGCGAACGTAGCAGCTGCATAGTAAGGCACTTAAATGTAAACCGTACAACTTGAATCTTTACGCGGTACGGTTGAACGGTGTGCGGATAGTAGGGAATAATTTTACCACCgctgtaaatgtaaatgtgCCAAAAGCCGTTGCAAAAGCGAGGGCCGCAAATATTACTGTTGATTGAGAtgctttccatttgttttactgcatttttgttgCTATGGTATGGAGTGCAATTTTAATTACTGCACTGGATGATTTTTAACCGAAGTAATAAAATAACTCTCACTtcctggtgctgctgctgcaacgttTTCTTATTCGTAACTGATCGAAACGgaacatttaaattctatGATCTATGATTGCCGCTTGACATCTGTCACTAATTAAGTGCTTGATTTTTAGCTGTCAACTCGGACGACTATGACTCGATAAATCAAGCTCTATACATGTGGTAAACAAATATCATTTTTGGGATTGaatagaaattgaaaatttggcCCCTGCTTTCCAACCACTTTCACCGGAGGATGGTCAGTTACTGTCCGTGTTTGTTTTGgggcgtttgtttttcgtgcCCGTTTCGTGCTACATATAACTGCCACCATACATCTTCCACCACTAATGGTTGATCTTGACCGCACCCATCCGGCTCTTTACAGCTCCGAGATCATGTACAGTATTACGCGCCACCGGCATGCCATCGGTGCCCTGCTGGCCGAGTACATTGACAAAGCGAACGCCCAGGACCGTACCGTGTACGAGCCGGAGGAAATTGCGCAGGGCATCAACACCAAGCTCAGGTAAGAAAAGGTGCAAACTTTCGACATCCGACTGCCGAGCGACTGGTCAGCTCGGATGGCTTTCTCAATCCCGACGCTGGATAGAAAGCGATGCAGTTTTGGGGGATGCAAAACCTTTCGGAagatttcaatttcatttctgttatttACATGCCAAATGACACACACGCTACACCGATGCAGAAAGCGAGAAGATGACCCATCGAAAGCGGGGGGTAGCATGTGCCCCAGTATCATCCGGTACGCACGCCCACAGAAGGCACGATCGGCAACCGGCGAGTGGAAGTATATCGTCAACACGGGCGAACACACGCAGACGCTTCGACTAGAAAAGTGCAGGTAAGTAGCGCCTGACCATCCGGACCAGCTTGAACAtttcactctcactttctcaCCTgcgcttttttaaattaacttgCAGCACACCACAAGACTCATGTACCTATCTGACAGACAATTTCCGGTCGCGTTGCGTGCAGATCTACAATTACCATCGATTGCTGAGCTGGGATGCTGCCCGGGGCCTGCACGTGGACATCTTTAAAGTGCCGACCTGCTGCTCCTGCCACATCGATGGGTATCGGGAAACGTTTCCTCCGCTAACGAGCTACAACGACTTCAAGTCCAAGATTCACGAAGATCCGAGCGAATCGGCATCGACACTGATCCGCAACACGCACCACTACTCGACGCTTCAGTTCGATCAGGTCGATGAGGACGAGTCGGACGATAACATTGCGTACCAGTTCTCGAACGGGTTCCAACGGGTGAAACCACCAAAATACGAAAGTCCTCTGCATCTTCCGGCTGTTCCACCACCTCCCCCACCACCGCCAGGACAGGGTAAAACAAGATTCGAACGTCCACCGAAGCATCCGGCCATTTCGAAACCGAAGCACCCGCACTTTATCGCACCTCCAACGCTCGACACGTATCTGAGCCCTCCGCCGAACGATCTTGCGTACGGAATCCCGTTTAAGCGAGGTCCGCACTACACCACCGAAAACGCTTTAAAGCGAGCGGGAAACGTTGGAGCACCAAACAGGAGACCACTGCGCAAGGCGGCAAACGTGCAGCAGCATGGCGATCAAAGCATTGCCGAAACGGATTCCCGGCTCAATCAGGTGGCTGTGTTGCCACCCACCAAGCTGGACCAACTGCCCCAAACACAGGCCCAAAACATCATCGAGAAGCATCGCCGTCGGCAACAACATACCACTCCACAGCCGCCCCTTACCACGCTGCAGCAACAGACGCCCGTCATCTTCCGTATATCGCAACCGGCCGCAACGTCGGTTGGCATTAACCCAACGGTTCCGCTGTCCACTATGCCACAACCCCAACCGCCCAGCACGGCAAGTACCAGCACAACTACGGTCACGTCCACCAATGGCCATCAGCGTATCAACTACAACTACCATCCGATCATCGACTTCttcgaggaggaggaagaagtgCCGGACATTACGCAGGAACAGATTGACCGGATCGGGCTAAACAGTCACACGTCGCTCAACAGCTGGAAGCCGGTAATTACCGGTAGGCCACGGTTTCACTGACGATCCCCAGTTCCACCCACccttccacacacatacactcgcgCTTCGAATGAACAAGAAACAATACTCACTCGATTTCACGCAATCAACCCCCTTTAGAGATGTAGCTAATTTATAACTAAAACCTACCGGCTAAGTGTTAAGTGTTAAGTGCAGCAAGCTATTCAGAGAGACGAATCCACCAAGTAGCAGACCCCCTGATTCTCTCGGCCACGTTTCGCCCTTTTCGATGAATttaagaagcaaaataaaaacgaacgatAAAAATTATTACTTGCCAAGCGGTTCGCGGTTGAAAGCGAACCCAAAACTAGTGGTGTCGTCATACGAGCAATTCTTGTATGATGAAGTACTGCTGCAggctttttgtattttgtgccCCCGGAACGGAAGAGATGGCGGGGTAGGATGCGTTACTTTAACAGAATGGACAGAAATAAAAGTATCGCTGTGATTGTAAAACgatggatgtgtgtttgtgtgtgtgtgtttttaatctTAGTTAAACctgaaagaaattatttcacaAGATCGGATTTTTACAGCAGCATTTTTAAGGTATATTGCGATCAATTTTGCAGTAAAAAATGCATACGACTGTCGACGATTGGAGTGCTTGAACACTCGTTCATCGTATGAACTGGACACTCGTAGGTGTCCAACCATTGTCTGGTCGTCGTAAAATATATCAGTGTCTCGGCAACTTGATTGATGCTACAAATTTATAAAGTTTGCTTCAATTTTCGGCACCGACAACGAACTTAGACCACGACTGTTACTATATGACTAATATGACTAACGTCCGAAGTGATCCTTTCAAATGTTATGTGTAGGCCTTCCAAACGGTTGAACTTTAATGTATCAAAGTCCGCGTTTCGTGAGCGTTTGCGTATTCTTAGAAACTAAgataattttaagaaattcatGTAGACTGATGCTCGATATATAACCTGAAATATAGTactcttatttatttacaattaattatgacggtacagtgtcgtattgtcaacaccacttgtgttaaATAAAGTACTCATTACAATcataacattattttaatcTAAATTTCGATTACATTTAGTACATATAGAAACTTTGAAATATGGATCAaagaacaaatatttttccttttctatgTGCTGTTTTcagttttcaatttattaatttattattcattctgtttcaattttaaaatcctcTAAATAATGTCAAACCACATGTATCTAGCAGCACTTCCACCGAtcgatttaaattttgtattttgagCAACAGTAGCCTACTTGCCGTGCGATGTTTCCAGCAAACTGAGCGCGCGATGTTTCAGGGGTGCTGCACACGTGTGTTTTttccgatgtttttttttgtcgattcAAACTTTTCCGTTGCATTTCAATATGATTTAGGATCGGTTATTGGAACAGGgtttttttaatgctgttACAGATGCTAATCAGTTATAATAGGATACTTGCTTGTTGCATCGGTCTGCATACAAAAGGAGCGAGGATCAAATCCCGTCAGAACTGTACCCCTGTCGTGCGtttgattatccaactacgtcgtATCAACTTGTCTAATAAGGCATTCGATGATCAGCAGTTCatgagcagcagaagaagagaATACATTCTTtacttgccttttttttaatttcgttgATTTTAACAAATTAATTATGTACAAGTTAGTAGCAGAAGTATCTAATTTCAACCTGAACTTTCAACTCAAACTCGTACATTTCAAAGCATATTGATCACTCCCTTTGTATACCATGTTTTGTAGTGAACAAAAGAAACCTTCACCTTGTACCTGGCAATCGCGGAAAAGACTTGGGCTTgcccaacaaaaaagctccaccaaacacacagcacCACTACGGTGTCAATTGATTGCGCCCCATCGAACGGACTCTCCTCCGAATATCACCCAAACTCAATGTCACCGCACCGCAGGGAGACAATTCATTCACCTAGCCCGTGCCCGTGTACTCGGCCACGATTAGTGTCATCCCATGGGCAAGGTCAAAACCCTGACGCATAATAGTTTGCCAAACGCACCTTCCCCGAACATGGACCGCCCAGCCGTGCAGTGGAATGTTCGTTGGCGGCACGTTcgcattttcttcttcgatcCACCCTCACTACTGTGCTTGGGTGTTAGTTTGTGGAGCATCATTCCACTACCTTTCCTTTCCCACTCTCCGCTTATCGATCGCACGACTTTGTTTCAACGGTTTGATGTGCATCTGCAGCAGCGGGCATCCGATTCACGGGTGAGAATCGTGAGCGAAATATATTAAACTCGCCTCAATGAAGCGTTTCGATCACATCGATCGGCATTCGTTCAGCTTGGTTCGGTGATGGATTGGTTCTAACATTTCCCATCACGGTGTGAGAGTGTTTGAAATGGCATATGGCACGGTAATAACAGATCGTTTGATTTGCGATTGAATGATTCATTACAGCATTTCGACGATGACGAGCATGAATATGATActaataaattgtaattatatGTAATCGATCAACTGCAGCTGTGGAGTTTTATTGAGGCATAAAGATTTCTATGACCTTGTTCATAGATTTCTACGACCAGTTCAAAAAATTATCTGAAGCAATTTGATATAAATAACGAccagagaaacaaaaatagttcaataaatatttcatggaAGCAAGAAAGTGCCACGGTCTCagatttgaatgttttgcgCTTCTTCTACTTATTTTAACGTACTAATTTTAGGTCACAACGggcatcaaatggcttacaatacttattaataccacgtagttggatggtcagtcctcactaagtgGGAGCTGTTGGTTGAGTGGGAACTGCagcaccggggttcaaatctccgGTGCTGCAGTTTGAAGACCGCTGTAACCTTTACCACCGGGCCCGCCTTTCGCGATAGATAAGCTACTCTCAAActtctatatttttttttggtaaactCCTTCTTTTATGAGTACATAACTAACTGCAAATGAATATGATTAATCAATTTCtaataactaaaaaaaattgttctaaAAAATACGAGAATATACCTACTGCCATTATATGACGCTTTAGCAATCTTTTTGACTTAAAAATTTAAccagtttttttattccgatAAAAGGACCTGCTCCTATTGCTTACAACTGATTTATATACAGAAAACTTCTTTTACATTAGTTGGGAGAGATTTTCTCCTCCGAATAATGTAAGAGCACCTTACCcagggtgtgctcggttgtttcGCTGCGTGGTGATTCGTCATCCAAAAGGCCTGTTCTTTATCCTTGGTGGACACCTTATCCTGGGTGTCTCAGACGCTTCTTAATCGAACATCCAGGAGAGAAGTCCTGTCCTTAGCGAAGATCCATATCAAAATCCCATGTGTAGTAGTTTGGAGCTCTAGTTGTGGTCTCCTGGTCCCTGCATGTTTATATGTCCATCACGTGATACGTTCGGCGCAACGGCGTTTTGTTTATGCTGTACCGGACCCTTCACAACTCTTtatca encodes the following:
- the LOC126561547 gene encoding neurotrophin 1; its protein translation is MQSRVKLTLVVVVLWTNLLLLHSSTEASTDSGLPDFELDDGKDETDDEYYYVNDGSDQQMQPSHKIISYAKPPPPPGDGTIVPVQGDAVEPFLMEDDDTSFEVMDDVDFVETGSMDFQRKAERMKRIMLKAFANREFQRKFGEVLPLLKVMSKTQKSTLAALITAQVNSREGHTLSLEQVKSMFGNRPELILPLVYDIANMIRTVAKKESLLHDQQQHWERLEEADKALVEDEGVLSNHLLRRSFSIRSEPHGFRMKDVPPVTADLNDGRLMVDEQEPANVRTISTDASNEEAGRSARDEPQPFFEKLVQALPRFNVQQTTRGKHSDDRMTYHERKLNMTAFNATGTQRDQLAMASDGPIPVTLPKVSPKQSAGSSSGPVNAIGPLSREPTTTHGPEVISAVTEHKLTLEEIEDLAFAGLNGTEVDAYGASGTATHGNSTSSGGPVAEKLIGGRQRPQGLHTLQPSEKCEYFSGGVCIRVANYPTSEIMYSITRHRHAIGALLAEYIDKANAQDRTVYEPEEIAQGINTKLRKREDDPSKAGGSMCPSIIRYARPQKARSATGEWKYIVNTGEHTQTLRLEKCSTPQDSCTYLTDNFRSRCVQIYNYHRLLSWDAARGLHVDIFKVPTCCSCHIDGYRETFPPLTSYNDFKSKIHEDPSESASTLIRNTHHYSTLQFDQVDEDESDDNIAYQFSNGFQRVKPPKYESPLHLPAVPPPPPPPPGQGKTRFERPPKHPAISKPKHPHFIAPPTLDTYLSPPPNDLAYGIPFKRGPHYTTENALKRAGNVGAPNRRPLRKAANVQQHGDQSIAETDSRLNQVAVLPPTKLDQLPQTQAQNIIEKHRRRQQHTTPQPPLTTLQQQTPVIFRISQPAATSVGINPTVPLSTMPQPQPPSTASTSTTTVTSTNGHQRINYNYHPIIDFFEEEEEVPDITQEQIDRIGLNSHTSLNSWKPVITGRPRFH